From Bacteroidota bacterium, the proteins below share one genomic window:
- a CDS encoding nucleotidyltransferase domain-containing protein, translating to MQEEITNIRWAKLMEREKELNCLYSVENLLKEDEKPIESILREMINIIPPGYQYTTVCEARILFEDSVFSTEDFTETEWMQHADIIVDEHVAGRIDVAYTQLIRLHRGSAFLPEEQKLLNTIASNIGRTIFRCKLKVSLDYIHQSGHPEKQEGNLLYPESDEHWKWRYKMAESIARAMDLDRFGVKGIYLVGSTKNASAGPGSDIDLILHFAGSESQKNEIATWLEGWGLCLDVINYSRTGYHSGESLIDVHIITDEDFQKKDSYAMMIGAVTDGARLLKKNS from the coding sequence ATGCAGGAAGAAATAACCAATATCCGTTGGGCCAAGCTTATGGAAAGGGAGAAAGAGCTTAATTGCCTGTATAGTGTGGAAAATCTTCTGAAAGAAGATGAAAAACCAATTGAATCGATTTTAAGGGAAATGATTAATATTATTCCTCCAGGATACCAGTATACTACTGTTTGCGAAGCCAGAATACTTTTCGAGGATTCAGTTTTTTCAACAGAAGACTTTACGGAAACGGAATGGATGCAGCACGCCGACATCATTGTGGATGAGCACGTAGCAGGAAGGATTGACGTCGCTTATACTCAGCTTATTCGCCTTCACCGGGGCAGTGCTTTCCTTCCCGAGGAACAGAAGTTATTAAATACTATTGCTTCCAACATTGGCCGTACAATATTCCGGTGTAAACTTAAAGTTTCTCTTGATTATATCCATCAAAGCGGGCATCCCGAAAAGCAGGAGGGGAATCTCTTGTATCCTGAGTCGGATGAACATTGGAAGTGGAGGTACAAAATGGCAGAAAGTATAGCCCGTGCAATGGATCTCGACCGCTTTGGAGTGAAGGGAATATACCTTGTCGGCAGCACTAAAAACGCATCAGCGGGCCCTGGCAGCGATATAGATCTGATCCTTCATTTTGCGGGAAGTGAATCCCAGAAAAATGAAATTGCAACCTGGCTTGAAGGCTGGGGTCTTTGCCTTGATGTGATTAACTATTCCCGGACAGGTTACCATTCCGGTGAAAGCCTCATTGATGTACATATCATCACGGATGAGGATTTTCAGAAAAAAGACAGTTATGCGATGATGATTGGCGCCGTTACCGATGGTGCCCGTTTGCTTAAAAAAAACTCCTGA